One genomic segment of Arthrobacter sp. Marseille-P9274 includes these proteins:
- a CDS encoding redox-sensing transcriptional repressor Rex — protein sequence MTTHDPSGPATGPETRGRPIPPASVARLTIYLRALNSLLAEGVERVSSEELAEAAGVKSAMLRKDLSYLGSYGTRGVGYEVQLLTRTIAARLGLTQEWRVAIVGAGNLGRALAGYSGFTTRGFEVAAIFDADPAIIGSEVGGLKVSAVMDLERVLARTGVNMVVLAVPARSAQELCDELVAAGVRSILSFAPVVLQVPPGVEVRKVDMATELQILAYHAQRAQESEPGSESRARSAR from the coding sequence GTGACTACCCACGATCCTTCAGGTCCCGCTACGGGGCCGGAGACGCGCGGTCGACCCATTCCTCCCGCTTCGGTAGCCCGGCTGACTATTTACCTCAGGGCGCTTAACTCTTTGCTGGCCGAAGGCGTCGAGCGCGTTTCTTCGGAGGAGCTCGCCGAGGCCGCCGGCGTGAAGTCGGCCATGCTGCGCAAGGATCTGTCCTATTTGGGGTCCTACGGCACGCGCGGCGTCGGCTACGAGGTCCAGCTTCTCACCCGGACCATTGCCGCGCGCCTCGGCCTGACCCAGGAGTGGCGGGTCGCCATTGTCGGGGCCGGTAACCTTGGCCGGGCCCTGGCCGGCTATTCCGGCTTCACGACCAGAGGCTTCGAAGTGGCGGCCATCTTCGACGCCGACCCCGCCATTATCGGTTCCGAGGTCGGCGGGCTGAAGGTCAGCGCTGTCATGGACTTGGAGAGGGTCCTGGCGCGCACCGGAGTGAACATGGTGGTCCTGGCGGTTCCGGCCCGGTCCGCGCAGGAGCTCTGCGACGAGCTCGTGGCCGCTGGGGTGCGCAGTATCCTCAGCTTTGCTCCGGTCGTCCTGCAGGTGCCGCCGGGCGTCGAAGTGCGCAAGGTGGACATGGCCACCGAACTGCAGATTCTTGCCTACCACGCACAACGGGCGCAGGAATCGGAACCAGGTTCCGAATCCCGCGCCCGCAGCGCCCGCTAG
- a CDS encoding glutaredoxin family protein translates to MSESPAPPHDLLLLTKPGCHLCEAARRTVAEVAEELGVEWREQSILDDAELERRFAEEIPVVMIDGVQRDFWHIDPDRLRCLLTA, encoded by the coding sequence ATGAGTGAATCACCCGCCCCTCCGCACGACCTGCTGCTGCTGACCAAGCCCGGCTGCCACCTGTGCGAGGCCGCGCGACGCACCGTGGCCGAGGTCGCCGAGGAACTTGGGGTGGAATGGCGGGAGCAGTCGATCCTGGACGACGCCGAGCTGGAGCGGCGCTTCGCGGAGGAAATTCCGGTCGTGATGATCGACGGCGTGCAGCGGGACTTCTGGCACATCGATCCGGACCGGCTGCGGTGCCTGCTCACCGCCTGA